One Phocaeicola dorei genomic region harbors:
- the recN gene encoding DNA repair protein RecN: MLQSIYIQNYALIDTLDISFTPGFSVITGETGAGKSIILGAIGLLLGQRADIKAIKKGANKCIVEARFNISAYQMEPFFTQRDLEYDPNECIIRRELYASGKSRAFINDTPASLAQMKELGEKLIDVHSQHQNLLLNSEGFQLNVLDILAQNDNELSAYKNIYTEYKNVCKQLADFITQAEQSRKDEDYIRFQLEQLDDANLQEGEQTELEQEAETLSHAEEIKAGLYKVDQIMSSEDASLLSATKECMQTLHNIARVYTRAQEWIGRLDSCYIELKDLSHEIAGAQEEVEFNPTRLDYVNERLNLIYSLQQKHHVQTIEELIAVQTDYHEKLNAITSFDDRIAELTAQKETLYDKVIKQAAVLTKLRSQSGKNIEKQMQSLLVPLGMPNVRFVVELNPRKEPDSKGMDSVTFLFSANKNGTLQNVASVASGGEIARVMLSLKAMIAGAVKLPTIIFDEIDTGVSGSIAEKMALIMQEMGKQNRQVISITHLPQIAARGITHYKVYKEDTETGTNSYIRRLTDEERVKEIANMLSGATLTEAALNNAKALISG; encoded by the coding sequence ATGCTGCAATCTATCTATATACAAAATTATGCATTGATTGATACATTGGATATCAGTTTCACCCCCGGTTTCTCTGTCATCACCGGAGAGACCGGCGCCGGTAAATCGATTATTCTAGGCGCTATCGGCTTGTTACTGGGACAACGGGCCGATATCAAAGCTATCAAGAAAGGCGCCAATAAATGTATTGTAGAAGCACGTTTCAACATCTCCGCCTATCAGATGGAGCCTTTCTTTACCCAAAGAGATTTGGAATATGATCCGAATGAATGTATTATCCGCCGCGAGTTATATGCATCGGGCAAAAGCCGCGCATTCATAAACGACACGCCGGCCTCATTGGCGCAGATGAAGGAACTGGGCGAGAAACTGATAGATGTACATAGCCAGCATCAAAACCTGTTGCTCAACAGTGAGGGATTCCAATTGAATGTATTGGATATCCTGGCACAAAATGACAACGAACTTTCAGCATACAAAAATATTTATACCGAGTACAAGAACGTATGCAAACAGCTGGCCGATTTCATAACACAAGCCGAGCAAAGCCGGAAGGATGAAGATTACATCCGGTTCCAACTGGAACAGCTGGATGATGCAAACCTTCAGGAAGGAGAACAAACCGAACTGGAACAGGAAGCCGAAACTTTGAGTCATGCCGAAGAAATAAAAGCGGGCTTGTACAAAGTGGACCAAATAATGTCTTCGGAAGATGCCAGCCTGTTGTCCGCTACCAAAGAATGTATGCAAACCCTGCATAACATAGCGAGAGTGTACACACGTGCCCAGGAATGGATAGGGCGTTTAGACAGTTGTTACATAGAGCTGAAAGATCTGTCGCATGAAATAGCAGGCGCACAGGAGGAAGTGGAGTTCAACCCCACCCGTCTGGATTATGTAAATGAACGCCTGAACTTAATCTACTCTCTGCAACAGAAACATCACGTACAAACAATAGAGGAATTGATAGCTGTGCAAACCGACTACCATGAGAAGCTGAACGCCATCACTTCTTTTGACGACCGTATAGCAGAACTTACCGCCCAAAAAGAAACGCTATATGACAAAGTGATAAAGCAAGCCGCTGTGCTGACAAAGCTTCGTTCCCAATCGGGTAAGAACATTGAGAAACAGATGCAAAGCCTGCTGGTTCCTCTCGGTATGCCCAATGTGCGCTTTGTGGTGGAACTGAATCCGCGCAAGGAACCGGACAGTAAAGGGATGGACAGTGTGACATTCCTGTTTTCGGCCAACAAGAATGGAACATTACAAAATGTAGCTTCCGTAGCATCGGGCGGTGAGATTGCCCGTGTCATGCTTTCGCTGAAAGCCATGATAGCCGGAGCTGTGAAACTGCCTACTATCATCTTTGATGAAATAGACACTGGAGTTTCCGGTTCCATCGCCGAGAAAATGGCACTCATCATGCAGGAAATGGGAAAACAAAACCGTCAGGTCATCAGTATCACCCATCTGCCCCAAATTGCAGCACGCGGCATCACTCATTATAAAGTATATAAGGAAGATACGGAAACAGGCACCAACAGCTACATCCGCCGCTTGACTGATGAAGAAAGAGTAAAAGAAATAGCCAATATGCTAAGTGGAGCTACCTTGACAGAGGCAGCCCTGAACAATGCAAAGGCGCTGATAAGTGGCTAG
- a CDS encoding glycosyltransferase, whose amino-acid sequence MKILLIGEYSNIHWTLAKALRNMGHRVDVLSHSNLWLNNSDYLYPNRSSIRWGVLKNTFNLLKTLPQLRGYDVVQLVNPYFLELKPELLQYVFQYLKKNNKKIFLGGFEYDFYWIYMCLNKNALRYNDFYANGTFRDTIDNKMAIINWMHGFRGKLNRIIANNCNGIITSLYESYLAYQPYFSGKTKYIPFPIESLPHPQIPFKKIEKVKFYISLKHHREEWKGKDELYSALYKLYYRHPSACEIKQTVFTPYDECEHFMDGCDVMLDQLYSYSPGLNALYAMSKGIVVVGGAEEEHYNLLGEDRLRPIINVRPEGNDIYNKLESLLANTNKISQLSADSIEYIKKHHCPIKVAKECLDFWEKN is encoded by the coding sequence ATGAAAATCTTATTAATAGGAGAGTATAGCAATATACATTGGACTTTAGCAAAAGCCTTAAGAAATATGGGACATAGAGTCGATGTATTATCCCACAGCAATTTATGGCTAAACAACTCTGACTATCTCTATCCCAACCGGTCATCAATCCGTTGGGGAGTTCTTAAAAACACGTTCAATTTACTGAAAACCCTTCCCCAACTCAGAGGATATGATGTGGTACAACTTGTCAACCCTTACTTTTTAGAATTAAAACCCGAACTGCTTCAGTACGTATTCCAATATCTTAAAAAGAACAACAAGAAGATATTTTTAGGAGGGTTTGAATATGATTTTTACTGGATTTACATGTGCTTAAATAAAAACGCTCTCCGATATAATGATTTTTATGCCAATGGCACTTTTCGTGACACCATTGACAACAAAATGGCAATTATAAATTGGATGCATGGATTCAGAGGAAAATTAAACCGTATCATCGCGAACAATTGTAATGGAATCATCACCAGTCTTTACGAATCCTATCTAGCCTACCAACCCTATTTCTCTGGAAAAACCAAATACATTCCTTTCCCGATAGAATCATTGCCTCACCCACAAATCCCTTTTAAAAAAATAGAAAAAGTAAAATTCTATATCAGTCTAAAACATCATCGTGAAGAATGGAAGGGAAAAGACGAACTTTATAGCGCCCTCTATAAATTATATTACAGACATCCATCTGCATGCGAAATCAAACAAACCGTTTTCACTCCGTATGATGAATGTGAACATTTTATGGACGGGTGCGATGTAATGTTAGATCAGCTTTATTCTTATTCTCCGGGATTAAATGCATTATACGCCATGAGCAAAGGAATTGTAGTGGTGGGAGGTGCAGAAGAGGAACATTACAACTTATTAGGCGAAGACAGACTTCGCCCTATCATCAACGTACGCCCCGAAGGAAATGACATTTATAACAAACTAGAGAGTTTATTAGCCAATACAAATAAAATTTCTCAATTATCCGCCGACAGCATTGAATATATTAAAAAACACCATTGTCCAATAAAGGTGGCTAAAGAATGTTTGGATTTTTGGGAGAAAAATTAA
- the coaBC gene encoding bifunctional phosphopantothenoylcysteine decarboxylase/phosphopantothenate--cysteine ligase CoaBC, whose translation MSMKGKKIVLGITGSIAAYKAAILIRGLIKKGAEVQVVITPAGKEFITPITLSALTSKPVISEFFAQRDGTWNSHVDLGLWADAMIIAPATASTIGKMANGIADNMLITTYLSMKAPVFVAPAMDLDMFAHPSTRKNLDTLRSYGNHIIEPAEGELASHLVGKGRMEEPEKIVEILEAFFAKQQDMAGKKVVITAGPTYEKIDPVRFIGNYSSGKMGFALAEECASRGAEVSLISGPVTIQAHHPNIRRIDVESAGEMYEAAIREFPTASAGILCAAVADFTPETVSGHKIKREKDNLILQLKPTQDIAAALGSQKKDGQILVGFALETNDETKNAQGKLERKNLDFIVLNSLNDQGAGFRCDTNKITIIDRQGVTPYPLKSKQEVARDIIDRLVNNK comes from the coding sequence ATGAGTATGAAAGGAAAAAAAATCGTACTAGGTATAACCGGAAGTATAGCCGCCTATAAAGCGGCTATACTCATTCGCGGACTTATTAAGAAGGGAGCGGAAGTACAAGTTGTGATTACCCCCGCAGGCAAAGAATTCATCACACCTATCACTTTATCTGCATTAACAAGTAAACCTGTTATCAGCGAGTTTTTTGCTCAACGTGACGGAACATGGAACAGTCACGTTGATTTGGGACTATGGGCGGATGCCATGATTATCGCTCCGGCTACCGCATCCACTATTGGTAAAATGGCCAACGGAATAGCGGACAATATGCTGATCACGACTTATCTGTCAATGAAAGCTCCCGTATTCGTAGCTCCGGCAATGGATCTGGATATGTTCGCACACCCTTCCACCCGGAAGAATCTGGACACGCTCCGTTCTTACGGAAATCACATTATAGAACCGGCAGAAGGGGAGCTAGCAAGCCATCTGGTAGGAAAAGGCAGAATGGAAGAACCGGAAAAAATAGTGGAAATACTGGAAGCTTTCTTTGCCAAACAACAAGACATGGCCGGAAAGAAAGTAGTCATTACCGCCGGTCCAACTTACGAAAAAATAGATCCGGTACGCTTTATCGGCAATTATTCTTCAGGAAAAATGGGATTCGCACTTGCCGAAGAATGCGCTTCACGTGGAGCGGAAGTATCACTAATCAGCGGACCGGTAACGATTCAGGCCCATCACCCTAACATCCGCCGCATAGATGTGGAAAGTGCTGGAGAAATGTACGAAGCCGCCATCCGCGAGTTTCCTACAGCTTCGGCTGGCATCCTGTGTGCGGCAGTGGCCGACTTTACCCCGGAAACCGTATCCGGTCATAAAATCAAAAGAGAGAAAGATAATCTAATACTGCAACTGAAACCCACACAAGACATTGCCGCCGCACTGGGAAGCCAGAAAAAGGACGGACAAATATTAGTGGGATTTGCTTTGGAAACAAATGATGAAACAAAAAATGCACAAGGAAAACTGGAACGTAAGAACCTTGATTTCATTGTACTGAACTCATTGAACGACCAAGGAGCAGGGTTTCGTTGTGATACCAACAAAATAACGATTATAGACCGTCAAGGAGTAACTCCTTATCCGCTGAAAAGCAAACAGGAAGTAGCAAGAGATATTATTGACAGACTGGTAAATAATAAATAA
- the rlmB gene encoding 23S rRNA (guanosine(2251)-2'-O)-methyltransferase RlmB — protein MLEKNEMIFGVRAVIEAIQAGREIDKVLVKKDIQSELSKELFACLKNTLIPVQRVPVERINRITRKNHQGVVAFISSVTYQKTENLVPFLFEEGKTPLFVMLDGITDVRNFGAIARTCECAGADAIIIPSKNSVSVNADAMKTSAGALHTLPVCREQSLTNTIKYLKDCGFKIVAATEKGDYDYTKANYKDPVCIIMGAEDTGVPYEHLSLCDEWIKIPLMGKIESLNVSVAAGILIYEAVKQRGFTEDKTASAL, from the coding sequence ATGTTAGAAAAGAATGAAATGATTTTCGGTGTACGCGCTGTTATTGAAGCCATACAAGCCGGAAGAGAGATAGATAAAGTATTGGTGAAGAAAGATATACAGAGCGAACTGTCCAAAGAACTGTTTGCCTGTTTGAAAAATACCCTCATCCCTGTTCAGCGTGTACCCGTGGAGCGTATTAACCGTATCACCCGGAAAAACCATCAGGGAGTTGTAGCATTCATCTCCTCTGTCACCTACCAGAAAACAGAAAATCTGGTACCTTTCTTGTTTGAAGAAGGAAAAACACCCTTATTCGTCATGCTGGATGGAATTACCGATGTACGTAACTTCGGAGCCATTGCCCGTACCTGCGAATGTGCCGGTGCAGATGCCATTATTATTCCCTCGAAAAACAGTGTCAGTGTCAATGCTGACGCAATGAAAACATCCGCAGGAGCTCTGCACACTCTTCCCGTATGTCGCGAACAAAGTTTGACTAATACCATCAAGTATCTGAAAGACTGCGGATTCAAGATTGTAGCAGCTACGGAAAAAGGGGATTATGATTACACCAAAGCAAACTATAAAGACCCTGTATGTATCATTATGGGAGCCGAGGACACAGGTGTTCCCTACGAGCACCTTTCTCTGTGCGATGAATGGATCAAAATACCGTTAATGGGTAAAATAGAATCACTGAACGTATCGGTTGCCGCAGGTATTCTGATTTATGAAGCTGTAAAACAACGCGGCTTCACAGAAGACAAGACGGCATCCGCTTTATAA
- the tilS gene encoding tRNA lysidine(34) synthetase TilS has product MFHWNIQKYIEEKQLFTLHDKVLVALSGGADSVALLRVLLVLGYHCEAAHCNFHLRGEESDRDERFVNELCKGLGVALHVTHFDTVTYASRHHVSIEMAAREMRYDWFEQLRKERGGAVIAVAHHRDDSVETFLLNLIRGAGINGLKGISPHNGCIVRPLLEVSRQDILDYLRCLRQGYVTDSTNLQDEYMRNKIRLNILPMLRELNPSVSESIAETSRRLTDVSLIYNKEIEAGKERVMEKSGHILISRLMEESAPAALLFEILHPLGFNSVQAGDVFRSLSAQSGKRFVSAGWEVLRDRTELIIRRRKLADEEVEENVPPFRLAMETQEIMPDFVIPKNKDTACLDADKVVLPLTVRKWRQGDKFVPFGMKGKKKISDYLTDRKFSLFQKENQYVVCSAGQIVWLVGERSDDRFRVTEDTKRVLIIQQLWDK; this is encoded by the coding sequence ATGTTTCATTGGAATATTCAGAAGTATATAGAGGAGAAACAACTTTTCACCTTGCATGATAAGGTGTTAGTGGCATTGAGTGGCGGGGCAGATTCGGTAGCTTTGTTGCGTGTCTTGCTTGTTTTAGGGTATCATTGTGAGGCTGCCCATTGTAATTTTCACCTTCGTGGTGAGGAATCCGATAGAGATGAAAGGTTTGTCAATGAGTTGTGTAAAGGATTAGGAGTGGCTTTGCATGTTACTCATTTTGATACGGTCACTTATGCTTCGAGGCATCATGTTTCTATTGAGATGGCGGCTCGCGAAATGCGCTATGATTGGTTCGAACAACTGCGTAAGGAGAGGGGGGGGGCTGTTATTGCCGTAGCCCATCACCGGGACGATAGTGTGGAAACTTTTTTATTGAATTTGATACGTGGCGCGGGAATCAATGGCTTGAAAGGTATTAGTCCGCATAACGGCTGCATTGTACGGCCTTTGTTGGAGGTGAGCCGTCAGGATATTTTGGATTATTTGCGTTGTTTGCGTCAAGGTTATGTTACAGACAGTACCAATTTGCAAGATGAATATATGCGTAATAAAATCCGTCTGAATATTCTTCCGATGTTGCGTGAGCTGAATCCTTCTGTCAGTGAAAGTATAGCTGAAACATCAAGGCGTCTGACTGATGTTTCTCTTATATATAATAAGGAGATAGAGGCAGGAAAAGAAAGGGTGATGGAAAAGTCCGGTCATATTCTTATTTCTCGTTTGATGGAAGAGAGTGCTCCGGCGGCTTTGCTGTTTGAGATTCTTCATCCGTTAGGTTTCAATTCTGTCCAGGCAGGAGATGTATTCCGCAGTTTGTCTGCCCAGTCGGGAAAAAGGTTTGTTTCTGCCGGATGGGAGGTACTGCGCGACAGGACGGAGTTGATTATTCGCAGGAGGAAGCTGGCGGATGAGGAAGTGGAGGAAAATGTGCCCCCGTTCCGGCTTGCAATGGAAACGCAGGAAATAATGCCAGACTTTGTCATCCCTAAGAATAAGGATACGGCCTGTTTGGATGCAGACAAGGTGGTGCTACCTCTCACGGTGCGTAAATGGCGGCAGGGGGATAAATTTGTTCCTTTCGGAATGAAAGGGAAAAAGAAGATCAGCGATTATCTGACAGATCGTAAGTTTTCTCTTTTCCAGAAAGAAAATCAATATGTGGTTTGCTCTGCAGGCCAGATTGTATGGCTGGTAGGAGAGCGTAGCGATGACCGTTTCCGGGTGACGGAAGATACGAAACGGGTACTGATTATACAGCAGTTGTGGGATAAGTAG
- the pdxH gene encoding pyridoxamine 5'-phosphate oxidase: MKADLATIRREYTKGGLKRSDLPDNPLVLFTKWLQEAIDAEVNEPTAMLVGTVSPEGKPAIRTVLLKDLHDGKFIFYTNYGSRKGKHLAHNPSISISFVWHELERQIHIEGIAAKVSPQESDEYFRKRPYKSRIGARISPQSEPIESRIQLIRDFVKETTRWIGKEIDRPEYWGGFAVMPVRVEFWQGRVNRLHDRFLYMLQSDGVWKIERLAP, from the coding sequence ATGAAGGCTGATTTGGCGACAATCAGGAGGGAATATACAAAGGGTGGTCTCAAAAGGAGTGATCTTCCTGATAATCCACTTGTCCTTTTTACAAAGTGGCTGCAAGAAGCGATAGATGCGGAGGTAAATGAGCCTACGGCTATGTTGGTAGGTACTGTTTCTCCGGAAGGGAAACCGGCAATACGGACTGTGTTGTTGAAAGATTTGCATGATGGCAAATTTATTTTTTATACTAACTATGGAAGTCGCAAGGGTAAACATCTGGCTCATAACCCATCTATCTCTATATCGTTTGTATGGCATGAACTGGAAAGGCAAATTCATATAGAAGGTATTGCGGCTAAAGTATCTCCACAGGAATCAGATGAATATTTTAGAAAAAGGCCTTACAAGAGTCGTATTGGCGCCCGTATTTCTCCTCAAAGCGAACCGATAGAAAGCAGGATACAACTTATTCGTGATTTTGTGAAAGAAACCACGCGCTGGATAGGGAAAGAGATAGATCGCCCTGAATACTGGGGAGGCTTTGCTGTTATGCCTGTTCGTGTTGAATTCTGGCAGGGTAGGGTAAATCGTTTGCATGATCGTTTTCTCTATATGCTTCAATCTGATGGTGTTTGGAAAATAGAAAGACTCGCTCCTTAA
- a CDS encoding serine protease yields MKKVLLILACGIATQLSYAQATPKWADKAKKAVFSIVTYDKDNKIKNTGNGFYINENGTALSDYTLFEGAERAVIINADSKELPVLRILGANSMYDIVKFNTEADKKTIALKSASQPASVGETVYLLPYSTQKAATCQTGTVTKVDTIGDKAYYYTLAMTTNEKTVSCPIMNANGEVLGLIQKNASDEAKESYAIGATYGASLSITALSLNDMSLNKIGIKKGLPETEDQALVYLFMASSQQNQNEYITTLNDFLEQYPNSADGYIRRATTYMGFSDDEHNALADADLKKALEVTTNKSETQYNIAKLIYSYIISLGDKKPYGDWSYDKALSIIHDAMQADNQPIYTQLEGDILFAMKKYPEAYAAYEKVNQSSIASAATFYSAAKTKQLIEGTDMNEVIALMDSAVARFTKPYTSEAAPYFYERAEIKAQTGKYREAVIDYDTFYDAIGGRVTAAFYLQREQAEIQCKMYQQAINDINKAVEMTPEDVAMWVEKGSVHLRVGQHNEAIEALEKAISLDPKAAAAYRMLGYCQIQLKKNKEACANFAKAKELGDEVVDGLIQKYCK; encoded by the coding sequence ATGAAGAAAGTACTTTTGATATTGGCATGCGGCATAGCTACCCAGCTAAGTTATGCACAAGCAACCCCAAAGTGGGCCGACAAAGCTAAAAAAGCCGTTTTTTCCATCGTTACATACGATAAAGATAACAAAATCAAGAATACAGGAAATGGATTCTATATCAATGAAAATGGAACGGCATTATCTGATTACACCCTGTTTGAAGGAGCCGAACGCGCAGTAATCATTAACGCGGACAGTAAAGAATTACCTGTATTGCGTATCTTGGGAGCCAACTCCATGTATGACATCGTAAAATTTAATACTGAAGCCGATAAAAAGACCATAGCATTAAAATCGGCATCACAGCCGGCATCAGTAGGTGAAACAGTCTATCTGCTACCCTACTCGACTCAAAAAGCGGCAACCTGCCAGACAGGGACCGTCACCAAAGTAGACACCATTGGCGACAAGGCATATTATTATACACTGGCAATGACAACCAACGAAAAAACCGTAAGTTGCCCTATTATGAATGCCAATGGAGAAGTATTAGGTTTAATCCAAAAAAACGCATCGGATGAGGCCAAGGAAAGTTATGCCATCGGAGCTACATACGGTGCCTCACTGAGCATCACCGCCCTTTCTTTGAACGACATGTCACTGAATAAAATCGGCATCAAAAAAGGACTGCCCGAAACAGAAGACCAAGCACTGGTGTACCTGTTCATGGCATCTTCACAACAAAATCAGAACGAATATATCACCACATTAAACGATTTTCTGGAACAATATCCCAACAGCGCAGACGGATATATACGCCGTGCCACTACTTATATGGGATTTAGTGATGATGAACACAACGCTTTGGCAGATGCTGACCTGAAGAAAGCACTGGAAGTGACTACCAACAAGAGTGAGACGCAATATAATATCGCTAAATTAATTTATTCGTACATCATCTCTTTAGGTGACAAGAAACCATACGGTGACTGGAGTTACGACAAAGCTCTCTCCATCATTCATGATGCCATGCAAGCCGACAACCAACCCATTTACACACAATTGGAGGGAGATATTCTGTTTGCTATGAAGAAATATCCTGAGGCATACGCCGCTTATGAGAAAGTGAACCAGTCTTCCATAGCCTCTGCCGCTACATTTTACTCGGCAGCCAAAACCAAACAACTGATTGAAGGAACAGATATGAACGAGGTTATTGCCTTGATGGATAGTGCTGTGGCACGTTTCACCAAGCCTTATACATCGGAAGCTGCTCCTTATTTCTATGAACGGGCAGAAATAAAAGCCCAGACAGGTAAATACCGTGAAGCGGTAATAGATTATGATACTTTTTATGATGCTATCGGTGGACGGGTTACAGCCGCCTTTTATCTGCAACGCGAACAGGCGGAAATACAATGTAAGATGTATCAGCAAGCTATCAATGACATTAATAAAGCAGTAGAAATGACTCCTGAGGATGTAGCCATGTGGGTGGAAAAAGGTTCGGTGCATCTACGTGTAGGGCAACATAACGAAGCAATAGAAGCATTGGAAAAGGCTATCTCTTTAGACCCGAAAGCCGCAGCCGCATACCGCATGCTGGGATACTGCCAGATACAATTAAAGAAAAACAAAGAAGCCTGTGCAAACTTTGCCAAAGCAAAAGAACTGGGCGATGAAGTGGTAGACGGACTGATACAGAAGTATTGCAAATAA
- the feoB gene encoding ferrous iron transport protein B, with the protein MRLSELRTGEKGVIVKVLGHGGFRKRIVEMGFIKGKTVEVILNAPLKDPIKYRLLGYEISLRRQEADMIEVVSEQEARTMQNPYHGSITEDVPVPESELVALAKGKRRTINVALVGNPNCGKTSLFNIASGAHEHVGNYSGVTVDAKEGFFDFQGYHFRIVDLPGTYSLSAYTPEELYVRKHIIEETPDVIINVVDSSNLERNFYLTTQLIDMNVRMVIALNMYDELEASGNKLDYTQLSQLIGVPMVPTVCRRGEGVDKLFHVIIGIYEGGDFLSQKGEIRSEILEDLRDWHKTYVPDHEFGSHKEEEDARPRGYMRHIHINHGPELERSIEEVKKAISQNEDIRHKYSTRFLSIKLLENDREIENFISTLPNGKEIIAIRNKETLRIRKVMNEDSEQAITDAKYGFITGALKETFTDNHLEKEQTTRVIDSIVTHRIWGYPIFFLFLYIMFEGTFVLGDYPMQGIEWLVDQLGNLIRNNMAEGPLKDLLIDGIIGGVGGVIVFLPNILILYFFISILEDSGYMARAAFIMDKIMHRMGLHGKSFIPLIMGFGCNVPAIMATRTIEDRKSRLITMLVNPLMSCSARLPIYLVMIGAFFPNCASFMLLCIYTAGILLAVIMARIFSKFLVKGEDSPFVMELPPYRMPTSKSIMRHTWEKGAQYLKKMGGIIMIASIIIWFLGYYPRHDTHESVAEQQENSYIGQIGKAIEPVIKPLGFDWKLGIGLISGVGAKELVVSTLGVLYTNEGDVENVNLSDRIPITPLVALAYMLFVLIYFPCIATFAAIKQESGSWKWAIFAAGYTTGLAWLVAFTVFQIGSIII; encoded by the coding sequence ATGCGTTTATCCGAATTAAGAACAGGAGAAAAAGGCGTAATAGTCAAGGTTTTAGGCCACGGTGGTTTCCGCAAGCGAATCGTTGAAATGGGTTTTATTAAAGGAAAAACCGTAGAGGTAATCTTGAACGCCCCTTTGAAAGACCCTATAAAATACAGACTACTAGGTTACGAGATCTCCCTCCGAAGACAAGAGGCAGATATGATTGAGGTGGTAAGCGAGCAGGAAGCACGCACGATGCAAAACCCTTACCATGGTTCCATAACAGAAGATGTACCCGTGCCCGAATCAGAACTGGTGGCACTGGCAAAAGGCAAACGCCGTACAATCAATGTAGCCTTAGTAGGTAATCCCAATTGTGGAAAGACTTCGCTATTCAATATTGCATCTGGCGCCCACGAACATGTAGGAAACTACAGTGGTGTGACAGTAGATGCCAAGGAAGGTTTTTTCGACTTCCAAGGTTATCATTTCCGTATTGTAGATTTACCCGGAACCTATTCTCTTTCAGCCTATACTCCGGAAGAACTTTATGTACGCAAACATATCATTGAAGAAACTCCGGATGTAATTATCAATGTGGTAGACTCTTCTAACTTGGAACGTAATTTCTATCTTACCACCCAATTGATTGATATGAATGTGCGTATGGTTATCGCCTTGAATATGTACGATGAGCTGGAAGCCAGCGGAAATAAATTGGATTATACCCAATTAAGCCAGCTGATCGGGGTGCCTATGGTACCTACTGTCTGCCGACGGGGAGAAGGTGTAGACAAACTGTTCCATGTTATCATCGGTATTTACGAAGGAGGAGATTTCCTGTCACAAAAGGGCGAAATACGTTCTGAAATTCTGGAAGACCTGAGAGACTGGCACAAAACCTACGTACCCGACCACGAATTCGGAAGCCACAAAGAAGAGGAAGATGCCCGCCCACGCGGATATATGCGTCATATTCATATTAACCACGGTCCTGAACTGGAGCGCAGTATCGAAGAAGTCAAGAAAGCAATCAGTCAAAACGAAGACATACGCCATAAATATTCCACCCGCTTCCTATCCATCAAATTACTGGAAAACGATAGGGAAATAGAAAATTTCATCTCTACACTGCCTAATGGCAAAGAAATCATAGCGATACGCAACAAGGAAACATTACGTATCCGTAAAGTGATGAACGAAGACAGCGAGCAAGCTATTACGGATGCTAAATATGGTTTTATCACCGGAGCTTTGAAAGAAACATTCACCGACAATCATTTGGAAAAAGAACAAACGACCCGCGTGATAGACAGTATTGTGACACATCGCATTTGGGGATATCCTATTTTTTTCCTGTTTCTTTATATCATGTTTGAGGGAACCTTTGTTTTGGGTGACTATCCTATGCAAGGTATTGAATGGCTAGTAGACCAATTAGGCAACCTGATACGAAACAATATGGCTGAAGGTCCTTTGAAAGACTTACTGATAGATGGTATTATCGGTGGAGTGGGCGGTGTTATCGTTTTCCTGCCGAATATCCTCATATTATACTTTTTTATTTCTATATTGGAAGATTCGGGGTATATGGCACGCGCCGCATTTATCATGGATAAAATAATGCACCGGATGGGACTGCATGGCAAGTCCTTTATCCCACTGATTATGGGATTCGGTTGTAATGTACCTGCCATAATGGCAACACGTACTATAGAAGATCGAAAGTCCAGACTAATCACCATGTTGGTGAATCCTTTAATGTCCTGTAGTGCGCGTCTTCCCATATATTTAGTTATGATAGGTGCTTTTTTCCCTAACTGCGCCAGCTTTATGTTACTTTGTATCTATACAGCAGGTATTTTATTAGCAGTAATAATGGCCCGTATTTTCAGTAAATTTCTAGTGAAAGGAGAAGATTCTCCATTTGTGATGGAACTCCCCCCCTATCGTATGCCTACTTCTAAAAGTATCATGCGTCATACATGGGAAAAAGGAGCACAATATCTGAAAAAGATGGGAGGCATTATCATGATTGCCTCAATTATTATTTGGTTTCTAGGGTATTATCCACGGCATGATACTCATGAAAGCGTAGCCGAACAACAAGAAAATTCATATATCGGACAAATAGGCAAAGCAATAGAGCCTGTTATCAAACCGCTAGGATTTGACTGGAAGTTAGGAATCGGACTTATTTCAGGTGTAGGCGCTAAAGAATTGGTAGTAAGTACACTAGGAGTATTATACACAAATGAAGGAGATGTGGAAAATGTGAATCTTTCTGACCGTATTCCCATTACTCCACTGGTTGCATTAGCTTACATGTTGTTTGTATTGATCTACTTCCCCTGTATTGCCACTTTCGCAGCAATCAAGCAAGAATCCGGCAGTTGGAAATGGGCCATATTCGCAGCAGGATACACCACTGGATTGGCTTGGCTTGTTGCATTTACCGTATTCCAAATAGGAAGTATTATCATTTAA